A section of the Virgibacillus sp. NKC19-3 genome encodes:
- a CDS encoding GTP pyrophosphokinase: MNWKALLAPYAQVVEELKVKLKGMRTQFEYESSDSPIEFVTGRVKPVASILEKAETRQISLENLEKEMQDIAGVRVVCQFVDDIYTIVTMLRARKDLSILEEKDYVSEKKDSGYRSYHMIIEYPVETIMGVKMIIAEIQIRTLAMNFWATNEHSLNYKYKGQIPKEIKGRLQRAAEAAFKLDEEMSKIKNEVQEAKRIFHRK; the protein is encoded by the coding sequence TTGAATTGGAAAGCGTTACTTGCACCATATGCACAAGTTGTTGAAGAATTGAAAGTGAAACTAAAAGGAATGCGAACACAATTTGAATATGAATCCAGTGATTCACCGATTGAATTTGTTACAGGCAGGGTAAAACCGGTCGCCAGCATATTGGAAAAAGCGGAAACGAGACAAATATCGTTGGAAAACCTAGAAAAAGAGATGCAGGATATCGCGGGAGTTCGTGTGGTCTGTCAATTTGTTGATGATATATATACCATTGTTACGATGCTACGGGCACGAAAGGATTTATCTATCTTAGAAGAAAAAGATTATGTCTCTGAAAAGAAAGACAGTGGTTATCGTTCTTACCACATGATCATCGAATATCCGGTCGAAACCATTATGGGAGTTAAGATGATTATTGCGGAGATCCAAATACGTACCTTGGCAATGAATTTCTGGGCAACAAACGAACATTCTCTAAATTATAAGTATAAGGGTCAAATACCTAAAGAGATTAAAGGAAGATTACAGCGTGCTGCAGAGGCGGCTTTTAAATTAGATGAAGAAATGTCCAAAATAAAAAATGAAGTACAGGAAGCCAAACGGATTTTCCACCGGAAGTAA
- a CDS encoding NAD kinase: MKFKIVSKGDEKSNAIKATMKQYLTDFQLEYDRERPDLVISVGGDGTFLEAFHRYLHCLESTAFIGIHTGHLGFYADWTPEEVEKLIIEIAKTPYQIVEYPLLEVIIRPKSGGKEESFLALNETMIKTTEGSVVFDVKIKGEHFETFRGDGLCVSTPSGSTAYNKALGGGIIHPSLEAIQLTEMASINNRVFRTIGSPLILPKHHTALLEPMVDRSFLIAIDHFTANFTNVKSIECRVAKERIRFARFRPFPFWNRVRDSFVADDDTSV, translated from the coding sequence ATGAAATTTAAAATCGTATCCAAAGGGGATGAAAAATCCAATGCGATTAAAGCAACTATGAAACAGTATCTTACTGACTTTCAGCTAGAATATGACAGAGAAAGGCCGGATCTTGTTATTTCAGTTGGTGGGGATGGAACATTTCTAGAGGCATTTCACAGATATTTACATTGCCTCGAATCGACGGCTTTTATTGGCATACATACAGGACATTTGGGCTTTTACGCGGATTGGACACCTGAGGAAGTTGAGAAATTAATTATTGAAATTGCAAAAACGCCATATCAGATCGTGGAATATCCATTATTGGAAGTGATCATCCGTCCTAAATCAGGTGGGAAGGAAGAGAGTTTTCTTGCTTTGAACGAAACGATGATCAAAACAACAGAAGGCTCCGTTGTATTTGATGTGAAAATAAAGGGAGAGCATTTCGAAACATTTCGTGGAGATGGTTTATGTGTTTCAACCCCTTCAGGAAGTACGGCTTACAATAAAGCGCTTGGTGGAGGAATTATCCATCCATCGCTTGAAGCGATACAGCTGACCGAAATGGCTTCCATAAATAATCGCGTGTTCCGTACAATCGGTTCTCCATTAATCTTACCTAAGCATCATACCGCATTACTGGAACCGATGGTCGACAGGAGTTTTTTAATTGCGATTGATCATTTTACAGCGAATTTTACAAACGTCAAATCCATTGAATGTCGTGTAGCAAAAGAAAGGATACGATTTGCACGATTCAGACCTTTTCCTTTTTGGAACAGGGTTCGAGACTCATTTGTTGCAGATGACGACACGTCAGTATGA